From one Gimesia sp. genomic stretch:
- a CDS encoding DUF1559 domain-containing protein, translating into MSFSPLQRRRGFTLIELLVVIAIIAILIALLLPAVQQAREAARRASCKNKLRQVALALHNYHDAHSVFPPGGITYGWCTLATPDPGRTTHNKNGLCLLLPYLDQAPLYNRLNLDTANSAQNTGYCCSYGGASSPLAGNPADNADEMAVLLDVFLCPSDSGSTHLGTGAPYGTSVAPGPAKTNYELSADQTIDCNLWSRQAPNARKMFGENSRCRIRDVKDGTSNTLMVCETTRTVANGEPPAWGMRGWVTTGGDIDPGINVWDIPTGWTRPDTGNLNSWGQVGSLHTGGAHFGLGDGSVRFISENTDLTLLRRLGTISDGFVVEIP; encoded by the coding sequence ATGTCTTTCAGTCCTCTTCAGCGGAGACGCGGATTTACATTAATTGAACTACTGGTCGTGATCGCCATCATCGCGATTCTGATCGCCCTGCTCCTGCCTGCGGTCCAGCAGGCCCGCGAAGCAGCCCGTCGTGCCAGCTGTAAAAACAAGCTCAGACAAGTCGCGTTAGCCCTGCACAACTACCACGATGCTCACAGTGTCTTTCCCCCCGGCGGAATCACCTATGGCTGGTGTACCCTGGCAACTCCTGATCCCGGGCGTACGACCCACAACAAAAACGGACTCTGTCTGTTGCTGCCTTATCTGGATCAGGCACCTTTGTATAACCGACTCAACCTGGATACCGCCAACAGTGCGCAGAATACCGGGTACTGTTGCAGCTACGGCGGGGCATCAAGTCCCCTGGCAGGTAACCCGGCGGACAATGCCGATGAGATGGCTGTCCTGCTGGACGTTTTCCTCTGCCCTTCGGATTCCGGGTCGACACATCTCGGAACCGGAGCTCCTTATGGAACCTCTGTCGCGCCCGGTCCGGCCAAAACCAATTATGAACTGAGTGCCGACCAGACAATCGACTGCAACCTCTGGTCGAGACAGGCTCCGAATGCCCGCAAGATGTTCGGCGAGAACAGCCGGTGCCGGATTCGCGATGTCAAAGATGGAACCTCAAACACGCTGATGGTCTGCGAGACGACGCGTACCGTTGCCAATGGCGAACCTCCGGCCTGGGGGATGCGTGGCTGGGTGACTACAGGCGGGGATATCGATCCCGGGATTAACGTCTGGGATATCCCGACCGGCTGGACGCGACCCGATACCGGAAACCTCAACAGCTGGGGCCAGGTGGGAAGTCTGCATACCGGCGGGGCGCACTTTGGTCTCGGTGACGGATCGGTCCGCTTCATTTCGGAAAATACAGACCTCACTCTG
- a CDS encoding putative sugar nucleotidyl transferase: MRLAIFEDHSALQFSPVSLMRPVFELLCGTCSLRERLLRTLPVSEWGVLIRPVLTEVYAEAHAEARINDALWLSEAPTLLVNGRWLPSNEDLKQLASASYETVGMQGNCVAYLLLDPEESVLLTTEAWDDAIDQIAATRKPVAVQGPELRYPWDLVNQNRQQLLEDFALTSDSFASGGDARNLTLVGSPDLVRIAESAEIDPFVVFDTRQGPVVVEAEAQIQAFTRIEGPAYIGRGTRLFRANFKAGTSAGPFCRLGGEIEESIIHGYANKYHDGFLGHSYICPWVNLGAQTSNSDLKNDYSNVKVPISGYPVDTGAVKVGCFIGDHTKTGLNSLFNTGTSVGVMSMVLPTGELLPKHIPSFSRFWLGRIDGQIDLDGMLQLAETSMQRRGMSLTTAQQKLLKQLLDESADERETAIQWWDQKLASRGPQPSLPAEH, from the coding sequence ATGCGGCTTGCCATTTTTGAAGATCATTCTGCTCTGCAATTCTCGCCGGTCTCGCTCATGCGACCGGTGTTTGAACTGCTGTGTGGTACCTGTTCGCTCCGCGAGCGACTACTACGTACCCTGCCCGTTTCGGAATGGGGCGTTCTGATCCGTCCGGTGCTGACAGAAGTCTATGCAGAAGCGCATGCGGAGGCCCGCATCAATGATGCACTCTGGTTAAGTGAAGCCCCCACCCTGCTGGTGAATGGCCGCTGGCTGCCCTCCAACGAGGATCTGAAACAGCTTGCCAGTGCTTCGTATGAAACAGTCGGGATGCAGGGGAACTGTGTAGCCTACCTGCTGCTGGATCCGGAAGAGTCAGTGCTGCTGACGACCGAAGCCTGGGATGACGCGATTGACCAGATCGCTGCTACCCGTAAACCAGTGGCTGTGCAGGGACCGGAGCTCCGCTATCCCTGGGACCTGGTGAATCAGAACCGTCAGCAGTTGCTGGAGGATTTCGCACTCACGTCAGATAGCTTTGCCTCGGGCGGCGATGCCCGCAACCTGACGCTCGTCGGTTCTCCGGATCTGGTCCGGATTGCTGAGTCGGCTGAGATCGATCCCTTTGTCGTCTTTGATACGCGCCAGGGACCGGTTGTGGTAGAAGCTGAGGCCCAGATTCAGGCATTCACCCGGATCGAGGGACCCGCCTACATCGGTCGAGGAACCCGTCTGTTCCGCGCGAATTTCAAAGCGGGAACCAGTGCCGGCCCGTTCTGCCGACTGGGAGGCGAGATTGAAGAGTCGATCATTCACGGCTATGCGAACAAATACCATGACGGGTTTCTGGGACACTCTTATATCTGTCCCTGGGTAAACCTCGGAGCGCAGACCAGCAACAGCGATCTCAAAAACGATTACTCCAACGTCAAGGTTCCCATCTCGGGTTATCCCGTTGATACCGGGGCCGTGAAGGTGGGATGTTTCATCGGCGACCATACTAAAACCGGGCTCAACAGCCTATTCAATACCGGCACCTCGGTAGGCGTGATGTCGATGGTCCTCCCCACGGGAGAACTACTGCCGAAGCACATTCCCTCATTTTCCCGGTTCTGGCTGGGCCGGATCGACGGTCAGATTGATCTGGACGGCATGCTGCAACTGGCAGAGACTTCGATGCAGCGGCGGGGAATGAGCCTGACCACTGCCCAGCAGAAACTGCTGAAACAGCTGCTGGATGAGAGTGCCGACGAACGCGAAACCGCGATTCAGTGGTGGGATCAGAAGCTGGCTTCCCGTGGTCCCCAGCCTTCCCTGCCTGCAGAACACTGA
- a CDS encoding protein-glutamate O-methyltransferase CheR, giving the protein MSPEDYNFITSFLLDTTGLSLGENKEYLLEARLVPLAQSHGMNGVEDLVLALKSSIDPSLKKDVMEAMTTNESSFFRDRRPFDELKNSILPNLIAERKTTQRLRIWCSACSHGQEPYSIVMLIREHFPELANWNIQIVSTDLCTKALNRARGGIYSQFEVQRGLPVQLLMKHFDQCEQGWQIKPEMGAGIQWKHLNLLEDFQHLGMFDIVFCRNVLIYFKPETKKDILDRISRQMSSAGVLLLGAAETVLGISDNYTKLPECQSAIYRLANSSPLSAGIR; this is encoded by the coding sequence GTGTCTCCAGAAGATTATAATTTCATAACCAGCTTTTTGCTGGATACAACAGGTCTGTCTCTCGGCGAGAATAAAGAGTACTTGCTGGAAGCCCGCCTGGTTCCGCTGGCCCAGTCACATGGTATGAACGGGGTCGAAGATCTCGTGCTGGCACTCAAATCGAGTATCGATCCCAGTTTGAAAAAAGACGTGATGGAAGCGATGACGACGAATGAGTCTTCGTTCTTCCGTGACAGACGTCCTTTCGATGAACTTAAAAATTCGATCTTACCGAATCTGATCGCCGAACGGAAAACAACCCAGCGGCTGCGGATCTGGTGTTCCGCCTGCTCTCACGGGCAGGAGCCTTACAGCATCGTCATGCTGATCCGCGAACATTTCCCGGAACTGGCCAACTGGAATATTCAGATCGTCTCGACCGATCTCTGCACCAAAGCACTGAATCGTGCCCGGGGTGGGATCTATTCCCAGTTTGAAGTTCAGCGTGGTTTGCCTGTACAATTGCTGATGAAGCACTTTGATCAGTGCGAACAGGGCTGGCAGATCAAACCGGAAATGGGAGCCGGAATTCAGTGGAAACACCTGAACCTGCTGGAAGATTTTCAGCACCTGGGCATGTTCGACATCGTCTTCTGCCGTAACGTCCTGATTTACTTCAAGCCTGAGACCAAGAAAGACATTCTCGACCGCATCAGCCGACAGATGTCGTCTGCCGGTGTGTTACTGCTGGGAGCAGCGGAAACAGTACTGGGGATTTCAGATAACTATACCAAGCTGCCCGAATGTCAGTCGGCCATTTATCGACTGGCAAACTCGAGCCCGCTTTCAGCTGGAATTCGCTGA
- a CDS encoding chemotaxis response regulator protein-glutamate methylesterase yields MSRSVIKVLLVDDSAVIRGLMTQAINLDDQISVVGSAMHGQAALTWLNTHQADVVVLDVEMPVMDGISCLKQLRQSHPDLPVIMASSLTRAGAEITLQALDLGAAGCVAKPVASNAAEAIAQMAQDLLPLIKALVRGRQTDSQSLTQLQVRTTASPVKTPMVLVIGSSTGGPNALKTVLSALPEKFSLPILIAQHMPPLFTRTLAEHIQRDTCRPTSEAVDGALIERGHIYIAPGDYHMVVDKQNDRMVIRLNQEAPEHFCRPSVNPLYNSAANWYGSSVLAVMLTGMGDDGIEGARTISERQGYIIAQDERSSVVWGMPGAIAKAGLANQVLPLRNIASELARLCSL; encoded by the coding sequence GTGAGCCGTTCGGTAATCAAAGTACTTCTGGTTGATGACTCGGCTGTGATTCGTGGATTAATGACGCAGGCAATTAATCTCGATGATCAGATCAGTGTTGTCGGTTCCGCAATGCACGGTCAGGCTGCGTTGACCTGGTTGAATACACACCAGGCGGATGTCGTTGTGCTCGATGTGGAAATGCCGGTGATGGATGGGATCAGCTGTCTGAAGCAGTTGAGACAAAGCCATCCTGACCTGCCGGTAATCATGGCCAGTTCTCTGACCCGTGCCGGTGCAGAAATTACTCTGCAGGCGCTGGATCTGGGAGCCGCCGGATGTGTTGCCAAACCGGTCGCTTCAAACGCGGCTGAGGCAATCGCCCAGATGGCTCAGGATCTGTTGCCTTTAATCAAGGCACTGGTTCGAGGCAGGCAGACCGACTCTCAGAGTCTGACCCAACTGCAGGTGCGTACGACCGCGTCTCCTGTAAAAACTCCCATGGTACTGGTCATCGGATCCAGCACGGGAGGGCCCAATGCTCTGAAAACAGTATTGTCCGCCCTGCCCGAGAAGTTTTCGCTGCCGATTCTGATTGCCCAGCATATGCCACCCTTGTTTACACGAACACTGGCGGAACATATCCAGCGGGATACCTGTCGACCGACTTCAGAAGCGGTTGATGGTGCTTTGATTGAAAGAGGTCATATCTACATCGCTCCAGGTGATTATCACATGGTGGTCGACAAGCAGAATGACCGTATGGTAATTCGACTGAATCAGGAAGCGCCCGAGCATTTCTGCCGTCCCTCAGTCAATCCGTTATACAACTCCGCAGCGAACTGGTATGGCAGTTCGGTGCTGGCGGTGATGTTGACCGGGATGGGAGATGACGGTATCGAGGGAGCCCGAACGATCAGTGAACGTCAAGGTTATATTATCGCACAAGATGAACGAAGCAGTGTTGTCTGGGGAATGCCTGGCGCTATCGCCAAGGCAGGACTGGCCAACCAGGTGCTGCCACTCAGAAATATTGCCTCTGAACTGGCGCGACTTTGTTCTTTATAG
- a CDS encoding response regulator: MKTVLLVDDSRAVRLVGRRMMGAFGLEVLEAEDGKQALEVARANPELDAILLDWNMPIMDGMEFLTALRAEDRQKQPIVVMCTTENDMPRIVQAMQAGANEYIMKPFTEDIIRDKFEETGVL, translated from the coding sequence ATGAAAACGGTATTACTTGTAGACGATTCCCGTGCAGTGCGACTGGTTGGTCGCCGCATGATGGGGGCGTTTGGCCTGGAAGTTCTGGAAGCGGAAGATGGTAAACAGGCTCTGGAAGTCGCACGTGCGAATCCGGAACTGGATGCAATTTTACTGGACTGGAACATGCCGATCATGGATGGGATGGAGTTTCTGACAGCACTGCGTGCAGAAGATCGTCAAAAGCAGCCCATCGTGGTGATGTGCACTACGGAAAATGATATGCCCCGCATCGTGCAGGCGATGCAGGCAGGTGCCAACGAGTACATCATGAAGCCGTTCACTGAAGACATCATCCGCGACAAGTTTGAAGAGACAGGTGTTTTGTGA
- a CDS encoding methyl-accepting chemotaxis protein: protein MTALRESFELVAPRADQLAERFYEKLFEDYPDLLRYFTHTDFSEQRGKLIQALVLVMKSLENPTALTRVLHQLGKEHDEMGVQEDDYPPVTQTLLSVLAEFAGEHWSDELEDAWDQALTAVANLMIEGAKDSSRAKQLQSAAAGGSTGADFEAEASDVDPALTSEALNETETEQSIRSEEQINHPKEKSEMSIDSVQNTGQSAATERSQNLDQFYGIVEFSPQATLFVSAQGELTYINRKGQELLNQLSGELGLTPQQVVGGSINQLAARIPELQTAITGLVGEKTITAPVGQRYLEISLSAASGESGESVGTVMTWKDITETIQQEEENCDLSGQLGAISDAQAVIEFKMDGTIIKANDNFCKTVGYSLEEIQGKHHRMFVDSEFQNSPEYQEFWEKLNAGINQVAEYKRIGKGGKEIWISASYNPIKNKSGKLVKVVKYATDITEKKLAEAEMVRVQNMMDNIPINVLLANRDFEMVYMNPASYKQLKAIEHLLPKPVDQLVGQSIDIFHKNPEMQRRMLADPSNLPHRAKIKVGDETLDLLATAITDKEGNYIGPMVSWSLITDQVKLADDFESEIQGIVSVVTSSATEMQASSKSLSDMADETARQSQVVAAASEEATRNVETVSSAAEELSASISEIARHVQEQSHMTSQAVGEADRTNETIKELGDASSEIGQVVKVITSIAQQTNLLALNATIEAARAGEAGKGFAVVANEVKELARQTARATEEISEKISAIQGSTNIAVSAIGSIGESIRKINEISTTIASAVEEQTAATNEISRNVAEAARGTAEVTNNISGVSQAASESGTAANDMLAAAQGLTQESVKLDEAAANFLKRMRSI, encoded by the coding sequence GTGACTGCACTTCGAGAATCGTTCGAGCTGGTGGCGCCCCGGGCCGACCAGCTGGCAGAGCGGTTCTATGAGAAGTTATTCGAAGATTATCCCGATCTTCTGCGCTATTTTACGCATACCGACTTTTCCGAGCAGCGGGGAAAACTGATTCAGGCACTGGTGCTGGTGATGAAGTCACTGGAAAATCCCACTGCCCTGACCCGGGTCCTGCATCAACTGGGAAAAGAACATGACGAAATGGGTGTCCAGGAGGACGATTACCCACCTGTCACACAAACGCTGTTGAGTGTGCTGGCTGAGTTTGCCGGCGAACACTGGAGTGATGAACTGGAAGACGCCTGGGATCAGGCACTGACAGCGGTAGCAAACCTGATGATTGAAGGAGCCAAAGACTCAAGTCGCGCTAAGCAACTTCAATCAGCGGCTGCCGGGGGCTCAACAGGAGCCGACTTTGAAGCGGAAGCGTCTGACGTGGACCCTGCTCTGACTTCAGAGGCTTTAAACGAAACAGAAACCGAACAGTCTATTCGATCTGAAGAGCAGATCAACCATCCTAAGGAGAAGAGTGAAATGTCGATTGATTCAGTACAGAATACGGGACAGAGCGCGGCTACTGAACGGTCGCAGAATCTTGATCAGTTTTACGGCATTGTGGAATTCAGTCCACAGGCCACCTTGTTTGTCAGTGCTCAAGGCGAGTTGACCTACATCAACCGCAAGGGACAGGAACTGCTGAATCAACTCAGCGGCGAACTGGGGCTGACACCACAACAGGTTGTCGGTGGCAGCATCAATCAGCTGGCTGCCCGCATTCCTGAACTGCAGACCGCGATTACCGGTCTGGTGGGAGAAAAAACGATCACCGCTCCTGTGGGACAACGTTATCTGGAAATCAGTCTGTCTGCTGCCAGCGGTGAGTCTGGTGAGAGTGTCGGAACTGTCATGACCTGGAAAGACATCACCGAGACCATCCAGCAGGAAGAAGAGAACTGCGACCTGTCCGGTCAATTGGGTGCAATCAGCGATGCCCAGGCTGTGATTGAATTCAAGATGGATGGTACGATCATCAAGGCCAACGACAATTTCTGTAAAACGGTCGGTTACTCTCTTGAAGAAATTCAGGGTAAACATCACCGGATGTTCGTAGACAGCGAGTTTCAGAACAGTCCTGAATATCAGGAATTCTGGGAAAAACTGAATGCCGGGATTAACCAGGTTGCTGAGTACAAACGCATCGGTAAAGGCGGAAAAGAGATCTGGATTTCCGCCTCTTATAATCCCATCAAGAACAAGAGTGGGAAACTGGTGAAGGTCGTCAAATATGCGACAGACATCACCGAGAAGAAGCTGGCTGAAGCCGAGATGGTGCGTGTGCAGAACATGATGGACAACATTCCTATCAATGTGCTGCTGGCCAATCGCGATTTCGAAATGGTTTACATGAACCCTGCATCTTACAAGCAGCTGAAAGCCATCGAGCATCTGCTGCCCAAGCCCGTTGATCAGCTGGTTGGTCAGAGCATCGATATTTTCCATAAGAATCCAGAGATGCAGCGGCGGATGCTGGCTGATCCGTCCAACTTGCCTCACCGGGCAAAAATCAAGGTGGGCGACGAAACTCTGGACCTGCTGGCAACAGCGATCACCGACAAGGAAGGCAATTACATCGGCCCGATGGTCAGCTGGTCTCTGATTACCGATCAGGTCAAGCTGGCTGATGATTTCGAAAGCGAAATTCAGGGCATCGTAAGTGTCGTTACCTCTTCTGCTACAGAAATGCAGGCCAGCTCGAAGAGCCTGTCTGACATGGCTGATGAAACGGCTCGCCAGTCTCAGGTTGTGGCTGCAGCCAGTGAAGAAGCAACCCGCAACGTGGAGACCGTCTCCTCGGCTGCGGAAGAGTTGAGTGCTTCAATCAGCGAGATTGCCCGTCACGTACAGGAACAGTCGCACATGACCTCACAGGCTGTGGGTGAAGCAGATCGTACGAATGAGACCATCAAAGAACTGGGTGATGCCAGCAGTGAAATTGGTCAGGTCGTGAAAGTGATTACTTCGATTGCTCAGCAGACTAACCTGCTGGCTCTGAACGCGACCATTGAAGCAGCCCGGGCCGGTGAAGCTGGTAAAGGGTTTGCTGTGGTAGCGAACGAAGTCAAAGAACTGGCGCGCCAGACTGCACGTGCTACGGAAGAAATCAGCGAGAAGATCTCTGCAATCCAGGGATCGACGAACATCGCGGTTTCAGCCATCGGTTCGATTGGAGAAAGTATTCGTAAGATCAACGAAATTTCCACAACAATCGCGAGTGCGGTTGAGGAACAGACCGCAGCGACGAACGAGATTTCCCGTAATGTCGCGGAAGCGGCTCGCGGAACTGCCGAAGTGACCAACAACATTTCGGGTGTTTCCCAGGCAGCCAGCGAGAGTGGAACGGCAGCAAACGACATGCTGGCCGCTGCTCAGGGGCTGACTCAGGAATCGGTCAAGCTGGACGAAGCTGCTGCCAACTTCCTGAAGCGGATGCGTTCCATCTAA
- a CDS encoding chemotaxis protein CheW, with the protein MSLTATDSTSGMESQLDYSSQYVSFRVDGQLLGIPVNMVQEVLTEQVISPTPLARPEIKGLLNLRGQIVTAVSLRKRLGLPDLDNEESMNVVTRLGGESFSLLVDEVGDVINVSGRSMEPVPRTLDPHWRSVTIGVFQLDEGLFVILDVETILNFD; encoded by the coding sequence ATGAGCCTTACAGCGACTGATTCAACCAGCGGCATGGAGTCGCAGTTAGATTATTCGAGTCAGTATGTCTCGTTCCGCGTGGATGGTCAGCTTCTGGGAATTCCTGTGAATATGGTGCAGGAAGTCCTGACTGAGCAGGTGATTTCACCGACTCCCCTGGCCCGCCCTGAAATTAAAGGGTTGCTGAACCTGCGGGGACAGATTGTGACGGCGGTCAGCCTGCGGAAACGACTGGGACTGCCTGACCTGGACAACGAAGAATCAATGAATGTCGTAACGCGGCTGGGAGGCGAGTCTTTCAGTCTGCTGGTCGACGAAGTGGGAGACGTGATCAACGTTTCCGGACGTTCGATGGAACCGGTACCCCGGACTTTGGATCCACACTGGCGCTCGGTCACGATAGGAGTGTTTCAGCTGGACGAGGGGCTGTTCGTCATCCTGGATGTCGAAACAATCCTGAATTTTGACTGA
- a CDS encoding chemotaxis protein CheW: MDDILQEFLAESWENLGQLDSEIVELEKDPQNAELIASIFRTIHTIKGTCGFLGLTNLGAVAHSAENVLGKMRERMMEVSPGAISLVLEAVDSIKELLQGLEATGEEPKTDHSTLTGMLDDLANLATAPVAEPAAASETVATTEPAEIGAPAVAAPSPAESAPIESEPVAQPVAEAPSPEARTPEPTPATPEVVADATDDGAKAAKVSVADLSIRVNVNVVDSLMNLVGELVLTRNQLLQLARGDEESKYAAPITHLNRVTTDLQEGVMKTRMQPIGNAWNKLPRLVRDLSQVTHKHIELVMTGAETELDRTVLDAIKDPLTHMVRNSADHGIEAPEIRKTNGKPESGTIHLNAYHEGGHVIIEIQDDGAGISRERILKKAISQGLINEADADSMTDSYVFSMIFQPGFSTAEQVSSISGRGVGMDVVRTQIEKIGGTVDLNSKMGKGTTVRIKIPLTLAIVSALVLESGGQPFAIPQLGVVELVRLSAEDRTKIETIHDKKVFRLRDRLLPLVHLNEVLQLEEVSLEDDDDLHDTNIVVVQVGEDQFGLIVSRIFDTEEIVVKPVGRLLKNIGLYQGTTILGDGRVVMILDVGGIFNQCGGSSSHSQAVTEENNSGAGRETISMLLFDVGDNETMAVPLSLVARLEEFPLDSIELNGGRKVVQYRDNLLPLLSVEGAGYGGGETIDPQPVVVFSENSRSMGLMVSEIKDIIDEQLVIRMQSDRPGVLGTAIIGKNAIDVIDTQYYVMRSTPNWFAKVEDKKSFRVLVVDDSMFFRQLVATALETAGYSVATCDSCVAAVEILERNANFQAIVTDLDLPMMDGFEFCEWVKEQSNMQETCVLAMTSSNSSADQTRATEAGFDQYLVKFNSHELISCLDEHFARTKHNAGVNA, translated from the coding sequence ATGGACGATATTCTGCAGGAGTTTTTGGCAGAAAGCTGGGAAAACTTAGGTCAACTCGACTCTGAAATCGTTGAGTTGGAAAAGGATCCTCAGAATGCTGAGCTGATTGCCAGCATCTTTCGGACGATTCATACGATTAAGGGAACCTGCGGTTTTCTGGGACTTACGAATCTGGGAGCGGTCGCGCATTCGGCTGAAAATGTGCTGGGTAAGATGCGCGAGCGGATGATGGAAGTTTCTCCCGGAGCGATTTCTCTGGTGCTGGAAGCCGTCGACAGTATTAAAGAACTGTTGCAGGGGCTGGAAGCGACCGGGGAAGAACCCAAGACCGATCATTCAACTCTGACCGGCATGCTGGATGACCTGGCAAATCTGGCTACGGCCCCGGTGGCAGAACCTGCCGCTGCTTCGGAAACGGTGGCCACTACAGAACCGGCAGAGATCGGTGCTCCTGCAGTTGCGGCACCCTCCCCTGCAGAATCAGCACCCATCGAATCTGAACCGGTTGCTCAACCAGTGGCTGAAGCTCCCTCGCCAGAGGCCAGAACACCAGAACCGACGCCAGCTACTCCCGAAGTCGTGGCGGATGCGACAGACGACGGGGCTAAGGCTGCGAAGGTCAGCGTCGCCGATCTTTCGATTCGCGTGAATGTGAATGTTGTCGACAGCCTGATGAATCTGGTCGGGGAACTGGTACTGACACGAAATCAGCTGCTGCAGCTGGCGCGGGGAGATGAGGAATCAAAGTATGCAGCACCGATCACCCATTTGAACCGGGTGACAACCGATTTGCAGGAAGGGGTGATGAAGACCCGTATGCAGCCAATCGGAAATGCCTGGAATAAACTGCCCCGCCTGGTGCGTGACCTGTCTCAGGTGACACATAAACATATCGAACTGGTGATGACCGGTGCGGAAACCGAACTCGACCGCACCGTGCTGGATGCCATCAAAGACCCATTGACCCATATGGTTCGCAACTCGGCTGACCATGGGATTGAAGCTCCCGAGATCCGTAAGACCAACGGCAAGCCGGAATCGGGAACCATTCATCTGAATGCCTATCATGAAGGCGGTCATGTGATAATTGAAATTCAGGACGACGGGGCCGGCATCAGCCGCGAACGGATTCTGAAAAAGGCAATTTCACAGGGGTTGATCAACGAAGCCGATGCCGACTCGATGACGGACAGCTACGTCTTTTCCATGATTTTCCAGCCTGGTTTTTCGACGGCGGAACAGGTGAGTTCCATTTCCGGCCGAGGCGTGGGAATGGACGTCGTACGGACCCAGATTGAAAAAATCGGCGGGACTGTCGACCTGAATTCGAAGATGGGGAAAGGAACAACTGTCCGGATCAAGATTCCGTTGACGCTGGCGATTGTCTCAGCCCTGGTACTTGAGAGTGGTGGTCAGCCATTCGCGATTCCTCAGTTGGGTGTCGTCGAACTGGTACGTCTCTCCGCCGAAGACCGTACGAAAATTGAAACAATTCATGACAAGAAAGTCTTCCGTCTGCGGGATCGCCTGCTGCCGCTGGTGCATCTGAATGAAGTCCTGCAACTGGAAGAAGTGTCACTTGAAGATGATGACGATCTACACGATACAAACATCGTGGTAGTCCAGGTTGGCGAAGACCAGTTCGGGCTGATCGTTTCGCGGATCTTCGACACGGAAGAGATCGTAGTCAAACCGGTGGGACGCCTGCTGAAAAACATTGGCCTGTATCAGGGAACAACAATTCTTGGTGACGGGCGGGTTGTGATGATCCTCGATGTCGGGGGAATCTTCAACCAGTGCGGTGGCAGTTCCTCGCACTCGCAGGCAGTGACTGAAGAAAATAACTCTGGAGCCGGACGGGAAACGATCAGCATGCTGCTGTTCGATGTCGGCGACAATGAAACCATGGCTGTTCCGCTTTCGCTGGTGGCCCGACTGGAAGAGTTCCCGCTGGACAGCATTGAACTGAATGGCGGCCGGAAAGTTGTGCAATATCGAGACAACCTGCTGCCGTTACTTTCGGTGGAAGGTGCCGGTTATGGTGGTGGAGAAACCATTGATCCGCAGCCTGTGGTGGTATTCTCGGAGAACAGCCGATCGATGGGCCTGATGGTCAGCGAGATAAAAGACATCATTGACGAGCAGCTTGTGATCCGCATGCAGTCCGATCGACCGGGCGTACTGGGGACGGCAATCATCGGTAAGAATGCCATCGATGTGATTGATACTCAATATTACGTGATGCGTTCCACCCCCAACTGGTTTGCCAAGGTGGAAGACAAGAAATCATTCCGGGTGCTGGTGGTTGATGATTCAATGTTCTTCCGTCAGCTGGTCGCGACCGCTTTGGAGACGGCAGGTTACTCTGTGGCAACCTGCGACAGCTGCGTGGCAGCGGTAGAGATTCTGGAGCGCAATGCGAATTTCCAGGCGATTGTTACCGATCTCGACCTGCCAATGATGGATGGCTTCGAATTCTGTGAATGGGTGAAAGAACAGTCGAACATGCAGGAGACCTGCGTGCTGGCAATGACCTCTTCCAACAGCAGTGCAGATCAGACGCGGGCCACCGAGGCCGGCTTTGACCAGTACCTGGTCAAATTCAATTCTCACGAACTCATTTCCTGTCTGGATGAGCATTTTGCCCGGACGAAACATAATGCAGGAGTCAATGCATGA